aaccatttattttaactctctactcaaatctcaaccactcattttttctctttcctccataaatcattttattcttttaattcattcaaaatcttttatctcaaaaaccgtatatcgataaattataaaaactgtacgggtgttcttaaaatatcatgctctttaattagagatgtcattcgatctactttcgacgaatttttaaatccgagcaCAACACCCGTGCTACCAATACTTTATGACTTGACCTAgcacccctaccatctcaccgctgcaacgcgcggcgGGCGCGAGCACGTGGgcgatgaggcgtaatgtggCTCACTTTGCACTTAGCACGCTCACATCGCCACGAGCCGTTTTAGAGCCGCCTTTGTTATTGGCTAGCTCGGTGTGGCTCGATTATGGCTTCCATAGCTTGATAATAGCACTTGGCATTACACTTGACTTAGTTTCAAGTGTAACACCTGTTAATTAAGCATGCAAATCAACATATGTCCCACTAACTAATTTATGGGTATATAAATCATACTTAGTGGATTTTCTAGTAGCTTATGAACATTCACAACACatacaaaaaaaccaaaaatttgtCTTCTTCTTTTATGTTTCTGtttcatttacttttttttttattgattagtAGTAGTTAATTTTCTTGTAAATCATATTTAGTGGATTTTCTAGTAGCTTATGAACATCaacaacacataaaaaaaacaaaattttgtcaTTTCTTTTATGTTTCTGTTTCATTTACTTTTTTTGTATTGATTAGTAGTAATTAATTTTCTTGTAATATTATGTTCTAATTCGAATATATCttcaataaaatgttattttcttaAATGGTGTTCTTACAATCACAATATCTCTCGTATAATCCCTCTTTACATACTAAAGGAGGGTTGCTCCGGTAATACCCCAAGCTTACTTGTCAAGCAGAGAGCTTCGTCACATTGGATATATGACGCAATGGGTGatgttttttgtgtgtttttaacGGTGTATaattgtgtgtatatgtatatatggtgtATAAACAAATcatacatgtgtatatatattagttaattagttATGGTAcgcttttatttgaaattgtgtttttgGGCGGGATTGTAGTTGCAGGGGTTGCAGGAGGTGGCTACTTGCAGGCATCGAAACTCATCTACTAATGTAGGCGCCAATTTTTGAATTTGGTGTGAGTGTGTAAGGTGTTTGTGTTTGAATTTAGGATGGATAATACAATGGGCGGGAaggtgtttgtgtttgttttaattaattaatttaaggagcataattacttaataattaaaaacaaataggATGGAGGTACGGTTTGGTGATTATGGTGGTTGTCTTTGAAGCATTAAATGTTATGTGTGTTTTCCCATATTTTAGCCGCCTCCTATCTTCAACttcataatctatatatatatatatacctacatacacatatacacatatatgtgTACGAAAAGTACACCAGAGAGTTGTTAATCTGAATAGGGATTTGACACCACTATTCATAATCTTGAGATCTACAATTGACCTAATCAAGAAAGAGAAAACCATAAATATAATCCACAAAGCAATTTCCATACACAAAAACATACTTCCGATGGCCACCAACAAAATAACTCTTGTGGAGCAACTAGATGCATCAAAGGATTTCATAAACATGAAAGTTAAGATAATCCGTCGATGGATTAATCAAATTCAAAGGCTTGAGATGGTGTTGGTTGATGAAAAGGTAAGTTATATTTATgtgttgtttttatataaaaagtataatctACCATATCATCTTATTGGGTTGCATACATCTATATCTAAGTcgtattttttgtgtttttttgttagGGTGCGAAGATTCAATGTACTGTTAAGAAGGACTTGGTTCCTATGTTTGATGAACTGATCAAGGAGGATACTGCTGTCATTATCAAGAGATTTGGTGTTGGTAAAAACGATGACCCCTTCCCTGTCGTCCAACATAATCTAAAGTGTAACTTTTACAAAACTACTGAAGTACAACATGGTGTGCCTTTTACATACAATGGGTATGGGTTCTCATTCTTGCCTTTCAATGAGATCACTGTCACTAAGGCTAGAGATAAAGATACTCTCAACATTGGTTAGTAACCataattttgtaatatatatttataactgaAAGCATACAAATATAGTAGTGTGAACAATTTACTGAAAGTTTTTTTATTCGATTTCCATAGATGTCATTGGTTGTGTAAGTTGGTGTGGAAATCTTAAGGTGTTCAA
The Erigeron canadensis isolate Cc75 chromosome 2, C_canadensis_v1, whole genome shotgun sequence DNA segment above includes these coding regions:
- the LOC122587741 gene encoding uncharacterized protein LOC122587741, which codes for MATNKITLVEQLDASKDFINMKVKIIRRWINQIQRLEMVLVDEKGAKIQCTVKKDLVPMFDELIKEDTAVIIKRFGVGKNDDPFPVVQHNLKCNFYKTTEVQHGVPFTYNGYGFSFLPFNEITVTKARDKDTLNIDVIGCVSWCGNLKVFKSATQTSKRFNMELKDLDGRTQRCTLWNDYAVQFNAFLEQNKSKEHVIVIMQHALINEWKENLTVQTDKFGTRIFINEDIQEANDFRRRLILKEGVNEVSHTTLASQTVYPNRLEFILNTDKKQLEEVRDSEEIGDFVVVATIAMLEQEFG